From the Actinomycetota bacterium genome, one window contains:
- a CDS encoding MoxR family ATPase, with protein MFAAVDEVRQRLAEQKYICSKEIATAVFLAEKLGKPILVEGPAGVGKTDLGKVTAAALGREFIRLQCYEGLDEAKSLYEWEYSKQLLYTQILKDVLAEELAGARNLAEAVERVARQDEVFFSRKFIVPRPLLRAITSEEPALLLIDEVDKSDPEFEAFLLEMLSDFQVSIPELGTISARHIPMVVLTSNNARELSDALKRRCLHLYIDFPDREQELEIVRLKVPGISESLASQVVEVVQRLRKLDIKKTPGISETLDWARALVVLNADSLDQDLIRDTLNIVLKYEKDIQKAKENLRQLASGAA; from the coding sequence ATGTTCGCGGCTGTAGACGAGGTAAGACAGAGGCTGGCGGAGCAGAAGTACATCTGCAGCAAGGAGATCGCCACCGCGGTTTTCCTGGCGGAGAAGCTGGGCAAGCCCATCCTGGTGGAGGGCCCGGCGGGGGTGGGCAAGACGGACCTGGGGAAGGTCACCGCTGCTGCCCTGGGGCGCGAGTTCATCCGCCTGCAGTGTTACGAGGGGCTGGATGAGGCGAAATCCCTCTACGAGTGGGAGTATTCCAAGCAGCTCCTCTACACCCAGATCCTCAAGGACGTGCTGGCGGAGGAGCTGGCGGGGGCCCGGAACCTCGCCGAGGCGGTGGAGCGAGTCGCCCGCCAGGACGAGGTGTTCTTCTCGAGGAAGTTCATCGTGCCCCGGCCGCTGCTGCGGGCCATAACCAGCGAGGAGCCGGCGCTCCTGCTCATAGACGAGGTAGACAAATCGGACCCGGAGTTCGAGGCTTTCCTGCTGGAGATGCTCTCCGATTTCCAGGTGAGCATCCCGGAGCTGGGGACCATAAGCGCCCGCCATATACCCATGGTCGTGCTCACCAGCAACAACGCGCGCGAACTCAGCGACGCCCTCAAGAGGCGCTGCCTGCACCTCTACATCGATTTCCCCGACCGGGAGCAGGAACTGGAGATCGTGCGCCTGAAGGTGCCGGGGATAAGCGAGAGCCTGGCCTCCCAGGTGGTGGAGGTGGTGCAACGCCTGCGCAAGCTGGATATAAAGAAGACCCCCGGCATCAGCGAGACCCTGGACTGGGCGCGCGCCCTGGTGGTCCTCAACGCCGATTCCCTGGACCAGGACCTCATCCGGGACACCCTGAACATCGTCCTCAAGTACGAGAAGGACATCCAGAAGGCAAAGGAAAACCTGCGTCAGCTCGCGAGCGGAGCGGCCTGA
- a CDS encoding radical SAM protein — protein sequence MDYYLSVLKRRRPARHWLASRVPAGADDLEGRPAEELWSLHASAMENFRDLSASGEEPPAADGPSLLELKALLARRMLSSCHMCERRCGADRAAGERGYCGVGAESRVASMFLHFGEEPELVPSHTIFFSGCTFRCVYCQNWDIAMDARTGSPADPDLLARGLREGLRQGSRNANFVGGNPDPHLHTILDTIVRLGEEGKFLPMVWNSNMYTSREAMLLLEGAVDIYLADFRYGNDACAARYSDVEGYFEVVSRNFLLAHRQGEVMLRQLLLPGHLECCTARIMAWVAENIPGTYFNLMFQYRPEYRAALFPELDRRLTGEERRGALELARRLGIALG from the coding sequence CTGGATTACTATCTCTCGGTCCTGAAAAGGAGGCGGCCGGCCCGCCACTGGCTGGCCTCCCGCGTGCCCGCGGGAGCGGATGACCTCGAGGGAAGGCCCGCGGAGGAGCTGTGGTCGCTGCACGCGTCGGCCATGGAGAACTTCCGCGACCTGTCCGCGAGCGGGGAAGAGCCCCCCGCCGCAGACGGTCCTTCCCTCCTGGAGCTGAAGGCCCTGCTGGCCCGACGCATGTTGTCTTCCTGCCACATGTGCGAACGCCGCTGTGGGGCGGACCGCGCCGCCGGGGAGCGCGGCTACTGCGGTGTCGGCGCCGAGTCCCGCGTCGCTTCCATGTTTCTCCATTTCGGAGAAGAGCCGGAGCTCGTCCCCTCTCACACCATCTTCTTCTCGGGATGCACCTTCCGGTGCGTCTATTGCCAGAACTGGGACATCGCCATGGACGCTCGCACCGGCAGCCCCGCCGACCCCGACCTCCTGGCCCGCGGCCTGCGGGAGGGCCTTCGCCAGGGGTCGCGCAATGCCAACTTCGTGGGAGGCAACCCCGACCCCCATCTCCACACCATCCTGGACACCATCGTCCGCCTGGGGGAGGAGGGAAAGTTCCTGCCCATGGTGTGGAACTCGAACATGTACACCTCCCGTGAGGCCATGCTCCTCCTCGAGGGGGCGGTGGACATCTACCTCGCCGATTTCCGCTACGGAAACGACGCCTGCGCCGCCCGCTACTCCGATGTGGAAGGCTACTTCGAGGTGGTGAGCCGCAACTTCCTCCTCGCCCACCGCCAGGGGGAGGTGATGCTCAGGCAGCTCCTGCTCCCCGGGCACCTGGAATGCTGCACGGCGAGGATCATGGCCTGGGTGGCCGAGAACATCCCCGGCACCTACTTCAACCTCATGTTCCAGTACCGTCCGGAATACCGCGCCGCCCTCTTCCCGGAGCTGGACCGCAGGCTCACGGGGGAGGAGAGGCGCGGAGCCCTGGAGCTGGCGCGCCGCCTGGGCATCGCCCTCGGCTAG